From the genome of Nodosilinea sp. FACHB-141, one region includes:
- a CDS encoding iron-siderophore ABC transporter substrate-binding protein has protein sequence MPRLGQSEQLNLEALAVLQTDLIIGFTSDLEGTYNKLSAIAPTVTFEMQTTADWQQPFRFHGQVLGMEVQAEAVLGQYQQRVEALKSQLSASPMQVSLVRVMAQSGQVSLYLKNCFGGSILADIGFDRPPAQNNGTPEPPFTKQIDREALPEADGDVILLFTFGATPEVAAEAEAELERLRTDPLWQSLRAVQQNQVYSVGHYWGSGNSPLAAEWALADIEQYLIKPAT, from the coding sequence GTGCCACGCCTGGGGCAGAGCGAGCAGCTCAATCTAGAGGCGTTGGCGGTTCTACAGACTGATTTGATTATTGGGTTTACCTCGGATCTAGAGGGCACCTACAACAAGCTGTCGGCGATCGCCCCTACCGTTACGTTTGAGATGCAGACCACCGCCGATTGGCAGCAGCCCTTTCGCTTCCACGGTCAGGTTCTGGGTATGGAGGTCCAAGCCGAGGCAGTGCTGGGTCAATATCAACAGCGAGTAGAGGCCTTGAAAAGTCAACTGAGCGCATCGCCTATGCAGGTCTCTCTGGTGCGGGTGATGGCGCAGTCGGGCCAGGTTAGTTTGTACCTAAAAAACTGCTTTGGCGGCTCTATTTTGGCCGATATCGGCTTTGACCGGCCCCCCGCCCAAAATAACGGCACCCCTGAGCCGCCTTTTACCAAGCAAATTGACCGCGAGGCTCTGCCCGAGGCCGATGGCGACGTGATTTTGCTCTTCACCTTTGGCGCGACTCCAGAGGTTGCCGCCGAAGCCGAAGCTGAGTTAGAGCGCCTGCGAACCGACCCCCTTTGGCAGTCGCTGAGGGCCGTGCAGCAAAACCAGGTCTACAGCGTGGGGCACTATTGGGGCTCGGGCAACAGTCCCCTAGCGGCGGAGTGGGCGCTAGCCGATATTGAGCAATATCTGATCAAACCCGCCACCTAG
- a CDS encoding TauD/TfdA family dioxygenase, protein MSSVSLRPVALDFDIQPLSGRIGAEIRGVNLRKLLGDRPSGPVLDHGTVAAIRQALLKYKVIFFRNQSLDDPSQVAFARCFGDITGAHPTVAPPTDHPAVLDIDYGRTPSRTNFWHTDVTFVDRPPLGSVLRVLELPPAGGDTLWANTITAYQDLPPCLKTLADSAWAIHSNAYDYAAAPQSLSAEARAFQEKFSATVYETLHPVVRVHPETQERCLFLGGFVRHLRGLSTFESADVLRMLQSYVTRPENTVRWRWQLGDVAFWDNRATQHYGVYDYDGQPRRVRRVTVAGDLPINANGETSLALKGDSAAYNGLSAVAS, encoded by the coding sequence ATGAGCTCAGTTAGCCTTCGCCCAGTGGCCCTTGACTTTGATATTCAACCCCTCAGCGGACGCATTGGGGCCGAAATTCGAGGGGTAAATTTGCGGAAGCTGCTAGGCGATCGCCCATCTGGGCCGGTTCTTGACCATGGCACCGTCGCTGCAATTCGTCAGGCCTTGCTGAAGTACAAAGTGATCTTTTTTCGCAACCAATCGCTAGATGACCCTAGTCAAGTAGCCTTTGCCCGTTGCTTTGGCGACATTACCGGCGCTCACCCCACCGTGGCCCCGCCCACCGACCACCCCGCCGTTCTCGATATCGACTATGGCCGCACCCCGTCGCGCACCAACTTTTGGCACACCGACGTCACCTTTGTCGATCGGCCGCCGCTAGGTTCAGTGTTGCGTGTTTTAGAATTGCCCCCTGCGGGTGGCGACACCCTCTGGGCCAACACCATCACCGCCTACCAAGACCTGCCCCCCTGCCTAAAAACCCTGGCCGACAGTGCTTGGGCCATCCACAGCAATGCCTACGACTACGCTGCCGCACCCCAATCTCTCTCAGCCGAAGCCAGAGCATTTCAAGAAAAATTCTCAGCCACTGTCTACGAAACCCTGCACCCAGTGGTGCGTGTTCACCCCGAAACTCAAGAGCGCTGCCTTTTTCTCGGTGGCTTTGTGCGTCACCTTCGCGGCCTTTCGACCTTTGAGTCGGCGGATGTGCTGCGCATGCTGCAAAGCTACGTCACCCGCCCCGAAAACACCGTGCGCTGGCGCTGGCAGCTGGGCGACGTAGCCTTTTGGGATAACCGGGCCACCCAGCACTACGGGGTCTACGACTATGACGGCCAACCCCGACGCGTGCGTCGGGTCACGGTAGCAGGCGATCTGCCCATCAACGCCAATGGCGAAACCAGCTTAGCCCTGAAAGGTGATTCTGCCGCGTATAACGGGCTGTCGGCGGTTGCGTCTTGA